The sequence CGTCACCGAGCCAAACTGGCGTTGCAGCGAGGCATTGACCCATTCCACCGCCATGTCCGGTTTCGAGCTGGCGACGTAGGCGTCATGGATCGGCTGCACCAGCAGGCTCTGGCCGAAACCGGTGCCGGCGTTGGCCTGATAGTCGCGCAGGTATTCGCGGTTGGTCTGGGTGCTTGGGCTGTAGACCACGCCGAGCGATACGCCGGGACCGCTTTTTACCTGGGTGGCGCTGCTGCGGCCGGTGGGATGGGGGAGCAGGGTGTCCAGTGAGGAAACGGCTTGAGGCGCGGTGGGTACCGAACAGGCTGACAGAGCTAAAACCGATATCGCCAGTACACTGGTGAGCGCAAGTTTCATGGTGTTTCTCCCGTGAAACAACAGACGGAAAGTTTGCAATGCCGTCGGCGACGACAGTTGATTCAGACTAAACCCGCCAAGCTGACAATTTGCTGTAATAAAAGCAGAGCAATAGTTTTATTGGCTTTAACCCGTAACCGCTAATTGCGCCGCGAAATAAAAAGGTGCCAATCGTCGATTTGCGCCTGTTTATTTATGGCTGGTTAAACAGCCATCAGTTTTTCAGCGGGATCAACACTTCTTCATCCGGAGCCAGGACCATGAACACCAGCAACTTGGCAGGCTTGGTCTGGCTGGCGTTTTTCGAGACCAAATGTTCGGAACCAGCAGGTTCGTACCAGAACTGACCCTTGTTGTAGGTGATCGGTTGTTCACCTTTGACCTGGGAAATCACTTCGCCTTCGAGCACGTAGGCCATGGCGGTGCCGTCGTGTTTATGGGCGATAGAGGACTGATCGGGTTTGTAATCGACCTCGATCATCATGGCTTTTTTGCCGGGGGCGTTTTTCAGCATCTGGTCTTGGAGGACGGTGACTTTTTCCGAGGGATCGTGGGCGAAGGCGGCCGAGGTGCAAAGGCTCAAGGCGAGGGCGGCGGCGAAGAAGGGCAGGGCTTTCATGGCGGGTTACCTGTGAGGATTGGGGTGTTGCTGATCACAGTAGTCCGCAGGGCGGGGCATTCAAACGGCCAATATTCGGGAAGATTGGGTGACCAATTGGCGGTGTTTCAGAAAGGTTGTCGGTGCGGCTGAATACGCCTTCGCGAGCAGGCTCGCTCCCACAGGGTTCAGCGTCGTTCGATAATTAATGTACGACACAAAAACCTGTGGGAGCGAGCTTGCTCGCGAAGGCGTCAGATCAGACGATAGGGAAGCTATTGAAGTCGACGCTATTGGCCAACCGACTATCGATCAGGTCAATAAACCCCTGCGCCTCGGGCCGGTTGAAATGCGCCTGCATCGCCGCTTCCGATTGCCAGCGGGCACTGACCGTCCAGCGGTGGCTGTCCTCGGGGCAGCGGTCGACCAGGTAGGAATCGCAGCCCGGCGTTTCGCGCAGGGTTTCGACGATCTTCTGCAGTTGCCTGCCCAGTTCATCCGAGCGGCCGGCCGCAGCCTGCACCTGGACTGTATTGATCACTTCGTTGGACATTGCTCACACTCCTGAATCAGGCCGGACGAATCCTGCTCATTGAGGGATAACGCCTGTGCAGGATAGGCCTGCACCCCCGGAACACCAATAACCAATCGGCGGTTAAATCTTTAGGCCAATCGCTCAGGCGACTTGCTGGAGGATGTCGCGCAGGCGATCCAGAGCGATATCGATGTCGAGGGTTTCGATCGCGCCGAAGCCGAAGTACAGGCCGTTCTTTGCCGGTTGTTGATGGTAGAAACCATTGATCGAGTACAAACCGACTTCGACCTTTTTCGCCAGTTCGATCACCAGCGGCAGGTCGATCGGCACCTTGCAGAACACCGCCATATGAAACCCGGCGCTGGCCGGCACCGCCTCAAGCCATGGCGACAAGTCATCCGCCATGCGCGCCAGAATCCGCTCCCGGCGCTGGGCGTAGATCGCATGACAGCGGCGGATATGCTTGAGCAGACAACCCTCGGCGATGAACTTGGCCAGCGCCCATTGCGGCAGGGTCGAAGCGTGCAAATCGGTGAGCTGTTTGGCACGGATCACCGCCTCGAGAATCGCCGGCGGCAGGATCGCATAACCCAGACGCAACTCCGGCAGTAGGGTTTTCGAGAAGGTGCCGACGTAAGCGACGATGCCGCGCTGGTCGAGATTGAACAGCGAATCGGTCGGCCGGCCTTCGTAGCGAAACTCGCTGTCATAGTCGTCCTCGATGATGATCGCGCCCAACTCATGAGCGCGGACCAGCAAGGCTTCACGGCGCGCCTGACTCATCGGCACGCCCAGCGGGAACTGGTGCGACGGCGTGACATAGATGAGGCGCGTGCCATCGGGAATCTGCTCAACCTGAATGCCCTCGGCATCCACCGGAATCCCGACCACCTCGGCGCCATGGGTGCCGAACAGCAGACGCGCCGGCGGATAACCGGGATCTTCCATCGCCACCCGACTGCCGGGGCGGATCAGCACGCGGGTGATCAGATCCAGCGCCTGTTGCGCGCCATTGCACACGACGATGTCTTCGTCCTGACAGTTGATGCCCCGGGAAAACGCGATGTGCCGGGCAATCGCATTGCGCAGCGCCGGCAGGCCTTCGGCGACGCTGTAGAAGCCTTTGGACTGGCTCATCTGACGCATCGCATGGGCGACGCAGCGGCGCCAGTCATCCTGCGGAAACTGGCCCTTGCTGGTCGCGCCGCCGATGAAGTCGTAGCGCAGCGAGCCTTCCAGCGTCGGGTGACGCAGGAACACCGGCAGATTGCGCCAGCTCTCGATCACTTCGGCACTGGCCAGTTCGGTGTGACTTTGTTTGCGCTGGACCTGCGCCGGGCGCGCGTTGACGTAGGTGCCTTTGCCGATCACCCCGGTGAGGAAGTTTTCGTAGGTCAGTTGCGCGTAGGTGTCGGAAATGGTCTTGCGCGAGATGCCCAGTTGCTCGGCGAGCAGACGGCTGGGCGGCAGTTGCGTGCCAGCGGCCAAGCGCCCGGACTCGATGGCCCCGCGCAACTGCTGATACAACTGACCGGCAAGATCCTTGCGGCCGTTGATCACGACGTGAAGTTCCATACCGACGAGGCTCCCGGGGCTATTTGGCGTGCCCGCCAGATTACCGCTGTTGCGAGATCGGCAATAGTTGCCTACCCGAAAAACCCGAAATTGGTCACTAACCCCTGTGGGAGCGAGCCTGCTCGCGAATGCGGTGTGTCATTCAAAAATGGGCTGACTGACCTGACGCCTTCGCGAGCAGGCTCGCTCCCACAGGGGATCTGCGCAGGGCAGGAGGCAGTGGTGTAGCGGTTTTCCGTTCAATTGGGGCTGTCATGCAACGCTGTCGGCGTTTACGGTGAATTCATTATTCCGTCCACCGAGACCTGCCCATGTCCCCGCGCCTGGATTACTACAACGCTTCGCCCAAGGCGATGAAAGCGATGATTGCCATGGAGGCGCTGACCGCCAACCTCAGTATCGAGCAGCCGCTGCTGCAACTGATCCGGATCCGCGCCTCGCAACTCAATGGCTGCGCATTCTGCACCGATATGCACTCGGTGGATGCGCGGCGGGCCGGGGAGAGTGATCGGCGTTTGTATGCGATTGCGGTGTGGCGCGACAGCAACTTCTTTAACCCGCGTGAGCGTGCGGCGTTGGCCTGGGCGGAGGCGGTGACGTTGTTGGCGGAGAGCCGTGTGCCTGATGACGTTTATGAGCAGGCGCGCGAGCAATTCAGTGAAGGCGAGATGGTCGACCTGACTATGGCCGTGACCACCATCAACAGCTGGAACCGCCTCGCGGTGAGCTTCCGCCAAACCCCAAGCGACTGAACACCCATGATCGTTCCCACGCTCCGCGTGGGAATGCCTCAACGGACGCTCTGCGTTCGGCTCTGGATGGGACGCGGAGCGTCCCAGGCTGCATTCCCACGCGGAGCGTGGGAACGATCAAGATCAAAATCATTGCGGTGGGCGTTGTGGTTTTACTGAGGTGCCAAAGGTATTGCCCATCCGCGTGCTGGTCGCCGCCGGTGTCGCCAGCCCGACCTGATTCGGCGGCCGCTTGTTCACCGGCACATTCAGCGCCTCTTGATTCTTCTCCGCCGCCGCAGCACCTTCCGGGTTGTTGCCCATCTGCTGGCTCAGACAATCGTAATTCGGCGCCTTGTAGCCGCCGACCGTCACTTCCACACAGCCCAGCGGCTGCTCGGCATAAGCGCTCGACAGCGCCATCAACAACAGCCCGCCAAGGCTCAATCGCCACAGTGTTTTCATGCTCGCCTCCTGGCCGGCCCAAAGGGGCCGCGCTATGGCGTGAGTCTAGTGCAAGCCGTGCGCAATTCCCGTGATGGTTTTTTTGCACCGCCCGTCACACCAGATTCATAAACAGCCCTCAGGATGACGATTTCCAAGGATTCGTCAGCCGTGCAGCGAGGCAATTCCACGGACGGCTTTCAGCGTTCAACGAGGCTTGTGCGCCGGATGTGTCTGGGGTGGCTGCTTGGCTGTGCGGCGGGCCACGCCATGGCCGACACGGTGCCGGCGGACTTGCGCATGACGCTGCACATTCCGGCACAGGATCTGGCGCACGCGCTGGATCAGTACAGCCACGCCACCGGCGTTGCGGTGCTGGTCGACAGTCAGTTGAGTCGCGGTCGTCGCTCGCTGGCGGTGGACGGTGAATACACCGCCGCCGATGCCCTGCGTCGGTTGCTCGGCGGCAGTGGATTGATGGCGCGGTATGCCCGCGACGATGCATTTACGTTGCAAGTGGCGCAGGTCGAAGACGTGGCGGCGCCGCCGCAAAAACAGACGCCGGAAAGCGTCGCGGTCAACCGCAGTTACGCCACAGCGGTGCAAGCGGCGATCGAACGCAACCTGTGCCGCTCGCCGCTGACGCGTCCGGGCAGTTATCGCGCGGTGTTGCAGGTCTGGGTCGGGCGCGACGGCTTGGTGCAGCACAACCGGTTGGTCACTTCGACCGGTGATGTACGGCGCGACAACGCGCTGGTGGAAAGCTTTCGCAATCTCAAGATCGACCGGCCGACGCCCAGCGCCTTGCGTCAGCCGGTCACGTTGCTGTTGTTACCGGAGTCGTCAGGGAAACGCATGGAATGCACCAAATGGGAAGGAGTTTCCGGGGGATGAAAGACACCGGACAAGGTTCGATGGTCCAACTGTTCCTGACGTCCTACGAGGACTTTCGGGTGCGCCTGCGTAGGCGTCTCGGTTCGGAAGATCTGGCCAACGACGTGCTGCACGAAACCTACCTGCGCGTCGACCGCATGGAGACGCCGCCGAACGTCCTGCGGCCCAATGCCTACCTCTATCGCATGGCCCTGAACATCGCCGCCGACCGCCGCCAGGCCGATGCGCGCCTGCTCACCGGCGAGGAAGTCGAAGAGCTGCTGCAAATCGGCGATGAAGCGCTGGACCCAGCGCGGGTAGTGGGCGGGCAGAAGGAAATCCAGTCGCTGCTCAGTGCGTTGTACGAACTGCCCGCACGGCGCCGGAAGATCTTCATCGCGGCGCGTCTGGAAGAGGCGCCGCATCTGGAAATCTCGCAGCGTTTTGGCATTTCCACGCGCATGGTCGAGAAGGAAATCAAAGCCGCGCTGGGCTTCTGCGCCGCGAAACTGGAAAGAAAAGTGTTTCAGCGGTTCGGTCGCGGGGCCGGAAAACCGTCTTCTGAATAGTGCCCGATCAATTCGTTGAGAATCTGCGCGTTTGAACATCTTTCGACTGACACCTGCCGAGCCATCGGCGGCCGACAATCTGCACAGCGAAGCTCGCGACTGGCTGGTCCTGCTGACCTCCGGCCGCGCCACCGTGGCCGACGCCCGCGCCCTGCGCGAATGGTGCGCCCGGAGTGCCGAGCATGCCCGTGCGTTCGAAGAGGCCAAGCGGTTGTGGCAGCAGCTGCAACCGGCCGTGGAGCAAATGCAGGCGCCACGCGGGTTTGGTCGACGTGCGTTTCTCGGCGGGGCGATTGCTGCGTCGGCGGCGTTTTTGCTGGTGCGCGGGACGATTCCTGGTGGCTTCGAAGGGTTGGGCGCTGACTACATTACTGAAGTTGGCCAGCAGCGGCGTTTCGAACCAATGCAGGGTGTGAGCCTGGAGCTGAATACTCAGACGCGGATCAATCAGCGCTCCATCGATAACGGCGTGCAGGGCTTTGAACTGGTCAGCGGCGAAGTCGAAGTGCAGACCGCGCGGTTGCCGTTGGCGATGCAGGCTGGAGGAGGGTGGTTGCGCGCCAGTCAGGCACGTTTCAACCTGCGCAACACTGATCAGCAAGTCTGCGTGACCTGCCTCGATGGTGCGGTTGAAGTGGATGTTGATGGTCGTAGTCTGCGCCTCGAACCGGGCCAGCAAGTGACCTACGACGCACGGCAAGTCGGCAGCGTACAAAGCGTCGACACAACTGCAGTAATGAACTGGCGCCAACAAGTGCTGGTCTTCAACGGCGCGACCCTCAGCCAGATGATCGACGAAATCAACCGCTACCGCCCCGGCATGTTGCTGCTGCTCAACCGTGAGCTCGGCCAACGCCGCGTCCAGGCCCGATTCAGCCTCGACCAACTCGCCGGCGTCGCACTGCTGATTCGGGATGCCTATGGCGTTAAGTGCACCGAGCTGCCTGGTGGCGTCGTTGTTTTGAGTTAGTTTGTTTGATCGTGTACATATCCGTTTCTGCGGTAACGGCCGCTTAGGGTTTCGCCCTTACGGCGACTCACTTTTTTTACAAACGCCTAAAAAAAGTAAGCAAAAAAACGCTTGCTCCTACGTGCGGCCCGCTCGCTAAGGCTCGGGGTTCCTTCGCTCCGGGATCCATCCGGGCGCATCGCCTACGGTTTGCTTCGCTGCACCTCCTCTCGATGCATTTGGCTTCGCCAAACGGTCGCTGCGCTCCCACCCCCGGATGAATCCCTCCACTCAGCCTTCCGACGTCGCCCGTGGATCAAGATCAAAAGCTGCAGCCGAGCTAACGCTCATCCTGTTGAGTGGGGCGGCTTTGCCGCTTGGGTTGTACGCAAATTTAAAACTGTGGGAGTGAGCCTGCTCGCGATGACGACCTCACAGCCAACCAACCTGCAACTGACTACCCCCAATCCAATTGTGGGAGCGAGCCTGCTCGCGAAAGCGTTCTATCAGTAACAACCATGTCGACTGACCCACCACATTCGGTCGCAAACCCCCTCCCACATTTAGTTCATGGCCAGCAAATCACTCCAACGGCCCAATCACCTGCCGATACTTCTCCACCCCCTGCGCCGTCCCCCGACTCAACCGAATCTCCAACCCCAACGGATCCTCCCGCCGATTCCCACTCAACTGCCGCCACCCCTTATCCACCTCCCAAACCCGCACCTGCACATCACTGACATCCTGCAAAACAGCAACCCCATTCCCAGGCGCCGGCAACGGATACCGACTCCGCGCCTCAGCCACCGCCCGATACAACGTATCGCCCTTGACCCACCACCGCACCCGCTGCAACGCCCCCGGCTGATCCGCCGCCGTGCGAATAATGTCCAGCCGAAACCCCTTACTGGCGCTACTGCGCACAGTAAGGGCGGGCGGTGCGCTCGGCGGTTCATCATCCACCCCAACCTTCTTCGGCTCAGTCAACTCAATCCCCGCCCGCATCTCCACATCCCGCTGCAACTGATTCAGCGCGCGCAACAAACCGTCACTCTGCTCACTGCTCGCCTGCAAATGACTGTCCGCCCGCGTCACACTGTCCAGCCCCTGCCAGGCAATCAGACTCACCACCGCCATCAGCAAAATCGCGACCATCACCTCAATCAACGTAAACCCTTGCTGGCGCTTCATTGCAGGCTGATCCTTCCACTGTCATCACGCAGCACACTCAAGCGATTCAAGCCATCCGACAACGTCAACTGCAGCGGCGGATTGATCCACTCAGCGTTCAGCACAACCCTCTGTTTCGGCTCCACCCGCACCTCCATCTTCGGACTCTGCCAGGCACGCGGCCGCAACTGCGGATCCTGCGCGAAATGATCAAACCCCTTGCCACTGTCACTGCGCCGACTAAACCGAAACCCCTTGGCATCACTCACCCACACAATCGGCCGCCCATCCGCGCGCGCCTCCGCCTGCGCCACCTGCAGCAACTGCGCCACACGCTCGGCGTCCTTGCGCAGCAACTGCAACGGATCAGGCTTGATACTCAGGCTGATCGCCGCACTGGCGATGCCGATGATCACCAGCACCACCATCAACTCGATCAGCGTAAAACCCTGTTGCCTGTTCATCGCGCGCGCGCTCCTTTGCGTCCTGCGCCATCGTGCACGGCCAACATGTAAGGCGTGTGAAATAAAACGGAGAGAATTGCCGCGTAGGCTGACAGCAGGGATAAAAAGGAGATTCAACCCATGACCTTCACCGCACGCGTTTCCCCACCCCAAATGGTCCAGGCCCTCGCACTGCTCGCCGCGCTGGTCGGCGTGGCGACATGGTCGTCGCTGCTACTGACCTCCGCCGAATCACACACCCCGGCAGCGGCCCCGCAATTGCTGGCGGCAAGAAGTGATAGCCCGGCGTTGCAGTGGTTTTCCAATCAAACGGCGCCGATGGATATCAAGGTGAGCGGGGTGATGGCGGGGAGTCGGGGGGCGGTGGCGATACTGAGCCTGAACGATGGGCCGCCGAGGAGTTTTTTGCAGGGGGAGAAGGTTGGGCCTGGGGTGAAGTTGGTGGCGGTGGAGGGGGATGGGGTGGTGATTGAGCAGGGTGGGGAGAGGGTGCGGTTGGGGGTGGAGAGGTTGGGGGAGGGGGTGGTTTTGCCTAGGTTGGTGAGGCCTTGAGTTGCTGACCTTCACCTTCACGCCCCACTGGCAAGACCAAGCGTCGACTCCTGATCTACTACAAAAGCGGTGATCGGCATCTCCGTCTATAGTGATATCACCACGATATTAGGTGGCGACTGAAAGGATTTCAAATTGAGCGAATTAACTGAGCCAAATAGCGCAATTTCCTCATGGAGTGGGTTTGTATATCAGGGGAAGGTCGCTCTTTATCATTCTTTAAAATTAATAATTAAGAACGAATTAGATTTTGAGCTGCAGTTGGATAGTACTGATGATTTTGCAATATATAAAAACGGAAAATTACTTAGCGTTCATCAAGTGAAAGCAAAAGTCGGATCGACTAGAGGTAGCTATACTAAGGCGCTAATAAAATCGGCAGAGATTGATGAGCATAGAAAGACTGGAACCAATAGGTACTTCCATGTGTCCGTAAAAATAGACGATACGTCGGATTACAAACCAGGAAACGGCGAAGTTGTGAAGTTTTACGAGTATAACGGTCAGCCGTACTGCGGATTAGGTGAAATAGAAAAAATTACTAAAGATTTAATAAGAACTATATTTAATGATGCCAAGGGCGTCCTGCCAACCGAGCGCCTTACTG comes from Pseudomonas sp. RU47 and encodes:
- a CDS encoding ATPase gives rise to the protein MKLALTSVLAISVLALSACSVPTAPQAVSSLDTLLPHPTGRSSATQVKSGPGVSLGVVYSPSTQTNREYLRDYQANAGTGFGQSLLVQPIHDAYVASSKPDMAVEWVNASLQRQFGSVTVYPDMQSLRAARPDVVAIVDTHSQLITSRSSDIKADVSADFYDAQLNYIGTAKGSDARELTPVWADFKGSEEIVADINQQQDVQVRALQKFDQSLSNLVAMPANKVSMLNSQHGQKLY
- a CDS encoding cupin domain-containing protein, encoding MKALPFFAAALALSLCTSAAFAHDPSEKVTVLQDQMLKNAPGKKAMMIEVDYKPDQSSIAHKHDGTAMAYVLEGEVISQVKGEQPITYNKGQFWYEPAGSEHLVSKNASQTKPAKLLVFMVLAPDEEVLIPLKN
- a CDS encoding putative quinol monooxygenase → MSNEVINTVQVQAAAGRSDELGRQLQKIVETLRETPGCDSYLVDRCPEDSHRWTVSARWQSEAAMQAHFNRPEAQGFIDLIDSRLANSVDFNSFPIV
- the pdxR gene encoding MocR-like pyridoxine biosynthesis transcription factor PdxR → MELHVVINGRKDLAGQLYQQLRGAIESGRLAAGTQLPPSRLLAEQLGISRKTISDTYAQLTYENFLTGVIGKGTYVNARPAQVQRKQSHTELASAEVIESWRNLPVFLRHPTLEGSLRYDFIGGATSKGQFPQDDWRRCVAHAMRQMSQSKGFYSVAEGLPALRNAIARHIAFSRGINCQDEDIVVCNGAQQALDLITRVLIRPGSRVAMEDPGYPPARLLFGTHGAEVVGIPVDAEGIQVEQIPDGTRLIYVTPSHQFPLGVPMSQARREALLVRAHELGAIIIEDDYDSEFRYEGRPTDSLFNLDQRGIVAYVGTFSKTLLPELRLGYAILPPAILEAVIRAKQLTDLHASTLPQWALAKFIAEGCLLKHIRRCHAIYAQRRERILARMADDLSPWLEAVPASAGFHMAVFCKVPIDLPLVIELAKKVEVGLYSINGFYHQQPAKNGLYFGFGAIETLDIDIALDRLRDILQQVA
- a CDS encoding carboxymuconolactone decarboxylase family protein; translation: MSPRLDYYNASPKAMKAMIAMEALTANLSIEQPLLQLIRIRASQLNGCAFCTDMHSVDARRAGESDRRLYAIAVWRDSNFFNPRERAALAWAEAVTLLAESRVPDDVYEQAREQFSEGEMVDLTMAVTTINSWNRLAVSFRQTPSD
- a CDS encoding secretin and TonB N-terminal domain-containing protein, producing the protein MCLGWLLGCAAGHAMADTVPADLRMTLHIPAQDLAHALDQYSHATGVAVLVDSQLSRGRRSLAVDGEYTAADALRRLLGGSGLMARYARDDAFTLQVAQVEDVAAPPQKQTPESVAVNRSYATAVQAAIERNLCRSPLTRPGSYRAVLQVWVGRDGLVQHNRLVTSTGDVRRDNALVESFRNLKIDRPTPSALRQPVTLLLLPESSGKRMECTKWEGVSGG
- a CDS encoding RNA polymerase sigma factor, whose protein sequence is MKDTGQGSMVQLFLTSYEDFRVRLRRRLGSEDLANDVLHETYLRVDRMETPPNVLRPNAYLYRMALNIAADRRQADARLLTGEEVEELLQIGDEALDPARVVGGQKEIQSLLSALYELPARRRKIFIAARLEEAPHLEISQRFGISTRMVEKEIKAALGFCAAKLERKVFQRFGRGAGKPSSE
- a CDS encoding FecR family protein → MNIFRLTPAEPSAADNLHSEARDWLVLLTSGRATVADARALREWCARSAEHARAFEEAKRLWQQLQPAVEQMQAPRGFGRRAFLGGAIAASAAFLLVRGTIPGGFEGLGADYITEVGQQRRFEPMQGVSLELNTQTRINQRSIDNGVQGFELVSGEVEVQTARLPLAMQAGGGWLRASQARFNLRNTDQQVCVTCLDGAVEVDVDGRSLRLEPGQQVTYDARQVGSVQSVDTTAVMNWRQQVLVFNGATLSQMIDEINRYRPGMLLLLNRELGQRRVQARFSLDQLAGVALLIRDAYGVKCTELPGGVVVLS
- a CDS encoding prepilin-type N-terminal cleavage/methylation domain-containing protein; the encoded protein is MKRQQGFTLIEVMVAILLMAVVSLIAWQGLDSVTRADSHLQASSEQSDGLLRALNQLQRDVEMRAGIELTEPKKVGVDDEPPSAPPALTVRSSASKGFRLDIIRTAADQPGALQRVRWWVKGDTLYRAVAEARSRYPLPAPGNGVAVLQDVSDVQVRVWEVDKGWRQLSGNRREDPLGLEIRLSRGTAQGVEKYRQVIGPLE
- the gspH gene encoding type II secretion system minor pseudopilin GspH — protein: MNRQQGFTLIELMVVLVIIGIASAAISLSIKPDPLQLLRKDAERVAQLLQVAQAEARADGRPIVWVSDAKGFRFSRRSDSGKGFDHFAQDPQLRPRAWQSPKMEVRVEPKQRVVLNAEWINPPLQLTLSDGLNRLSVLRDDSGRISLQ
- a CDS encoding type II secretion system protein N, whose amino-acid sequence is MTFTARVSPPQMVQALALLAALVGVATWSSLLLTSAESHTPAAAPQLLAARSDSPALQWFSNQTAPMDIKVSGVMAGSRGAVAILSLNDGPPRSFLQGEKVGPGVKLVAVEGDGVVIEQGGERVRLGVERLGEGVVLPRLVRP